The Erigeron canadensis isolate Cc75 chromosome 1, C_canadensis_v1, whole genome shotgun sequence genome segment GTATTCATTATTCaatgtattgtatgtatatgaCTTACTATTTCCTTTGTAACTTTGTTATGGACCTTTTGCTTtctatattttgaatttttgattacaatatgaatatgaattgtAAACTATTGAACATGACCAACTTATTTTAATAAGTGTGCTCGAGTTGGATGTTTAAAATTTCTAGCATGATGCTAACTAAAGTAACTTGAGTTAAGAGATACATGTATTTCTGTGGTAGAGCCAAACTACGAAGTTGAATATAATACCGACTCAACATTTATGATAACCCTAGGCGAGACAAactttgaggttttttttttttaaagtttccaATAAAAATCTTCATCCGGTCTTGAGAGCAaccaaaacaaagaaaataaagagTTTATAAATAACAGAgttgatttgttttataagatataTTCTAAAACGTTTGACTGGAACAGACCTCCTCATGTATTATCTTTCAATTCACTATGTACTATATAGTATATAGTCGTGTTTAATTCACTGCTTAAATCTATACAACAAGCTCTTGTTTTGACATACCATTCTTTCCCTCTTTGATAAGATAGGCCATGTGGGTATCATATTTTGCAAGTTCAAATAATCCTTAGTTTTGCAGACTTGTGAAGAAAAGAAGTTTCTTTATAGATGAAGACGTTAAGTAAGAGGGGCAGAGCTTGAAAAGCGAAGCGAATGAGGGCTTTAGGTTGTCGCCTAGTCCTCATACTTTTTAAAGCCGACACTGCTTGAATACATTAACTTGTACTATGAAATCATTACGGATGAGTATAGGTTCAAACTGCGGTTTCTAAATTAGGTAGTTGCGTCGGTATGACTCTTTACTTACACAAACCTTGAATGTAAGTGTGTAAATGACTTAAAGTTATTCAAGTTGGATTCGGTCATGCTCAACTCGAATCACTAAAAACTCGACCCAAGTCGAGTGCTAAGATAACTTGGAACTCGAGGTACATACAATATATTCAATTAAAACGtcttatttaaaaactaatggTATACAAAAATAAGGGATAGTATACGAACTGCTGTTATTCCAATTTTAACTCTGCAGCCCTCAAATTCAAGAGGAATGGTGGGGGGTGATGATTTATTTAATCATGTGGAAAAAGTAAAGAAGATGGTTGTGAAAAACAGTATTATACTCCTGTTGTTCGGATGATTATCccataaaaataatactattcACAAGCATCTTTACATAAATATAACTTAattgaaccactaaaaaaatcTTAGTTTATAATTACTAAAGTTTAAAACCGTTCGAGCTTAAAGACTTTAGTATAAGTAGTATGGTGTTGGTGGATGTGGCGAGGACGGCATTTTGTTATGGCGTATGTCCGTTTGCAATAGGTATCTTATAGCCAACATGAAAGGGTTTTCTAAGTTATTTCATTATTGGACAGTCGATATTAAAGTCTTCTCAAAAGGTCTGATTTGAAAAGATTTATGTCGAAGGTTTAATTTAATAGAGTTTTTTCATGTAAAAAGAGagattaaaaatatgttaagttcCATGTTAAAAggttacattttttttcatgcgaaaaagagacaaaaagtatttttttcaatttctcACTTATTTTTAGCTACAAtagaacctctataaattaatactcgataaattaataacctcgataaaactaataatatgtCCGATCCCAACTTGGGACCGGTACAAAATTGGAcatcaatcaataaaataataagataataatttttttgaaacctcAAGGTAAATATATAGGTCccatcaaaattataaattaataattctttaaatattctaaaattttaatatggtttagtaaaaaatgaatctatagtcactttaaatctatgttgaatatatctttatatttttacattgcATTTATGAGTTAAGACATTGTCGCAACAAAAAGTTGTGAGTTTTTTGCCGCTTGCAATGCTTCTTTCAAGTGATCGATTTCAAAACTACTCTATCATCCTCAATTAGATTTTGAACAGTATCTATCACAATTTCTTAAATGATTTGAACCTCACTAACATTCATTATTATCACTAGGATAATTCTGCAACTCATTCATTCACATCCATTTTGTGCAAGTAATACATACCCGTAATCAAGCTCTCAAGTTCACGAATGTCTTCTCCATAATTTACATCGTTTAAATTACTTGAGCCGATTGAATTCATTAATCGAATTTGATCGTGTCGAAAGCAATTTGCTTTGGACTCATGTTTCATTTAATGTGTGAATGTACAttggatatgaaaattttgaaagtgatacgtgaacctctttaaattaataatttattattttatcgatataataatatctcaataatttaataaaatatctcggtcccaacattattaatttataaaggttttacTGTACAAAAtaagcaaacaaaccaaaaataaCTGTCAGTATGAAAGGAAAATAAACTaaccaaacaccctctaaacgGAAAGTCAAATCTTTTTATTTCAACCCAACCATCCATCCATCAGAAGTGAAAATAAAACCGGCCGAAGAAGACGGATCGTttcggcggcggcggcggcaaTGGAAGCAGAAAAATTGAAGTCTGAAACGATGGTGATTGAAGAATGGAGCGGAACTTCTTCAAACAAACTTTCATTAACCGCCGTTATATCTGTGTCATCTTCTTTCTCTGTAAAAACTCACGGTAACCGATTCAATCTTTTCACCAGAAGATTCCTAGAAGCTTTTGTTCCTGAGGTAATTATTATatctaaagtttatatatatataatctatattaaTATCTGTATAGTAGCATTAGACAAGTCGAGAAATTCTGATAAGCAGTTGTCACCGCAGCATGGTGCAGCTATAATGCTAGAATGTTATTAATGTTTATAGGCTAACTTACGTAAATGAAACTTAAAACTACAAACGAgataaaatgaatttgaaagcATGGCGTGGTCCCTATGTTTAGTCTCTATTTTTGGCCTGCAGTTTGGTACTATGAACGTTTTACTTTGTGAATGCAGGGGTTTCCCAGCAGCGTGACCCCGGATTACACCCCTTTCCAGACATGGGATTTGTTGCAGGTTTGATGATTGTTAGTGCTTATAGAGTTATAGGTAGTGGATGAATCAATACTTTGGAATTCCCATTGGAAATATTGTAATGGATTAAATCTTTTTCATAGGGACTTTCAACCTACATAAGGATGATGCTCTCAACACAAGTAACGGGCTCTATTTACCGCTAAATTTAGCCCCTttcaaatcatttattttttgtttccatTGTTTAAAGTTCACTTATTTACATTGATAGGCTCTTTTAAGTGCTATAGGAGTTGGTGAAAAATCAGCTACTGTAATTGGCGCTACCTTCCAGGTACGGTAATTTTGTACCAAGTCTGCTAGTAATCACCTacattgcttatctttgtgttCATGATGTCTGGTTCCTTGATCTCGAATTTTTTCAGTGGTTTTTGAGGGATTTAACTGGAATGCTTGGAGGCGTCATGTTCACATTCTATCAGGTGGGTTTTGCACATTTTATATCATCTATACTTGTATAtgcacatatataaaataagtaataaaaacTGCATGTAATGGTTGGCATACTCCTGTCTGTTATCTCCGTATGCAGCTTTTTGCATAAACACCATATGCTGCATTTGAAATTTAATTCACCTTACACCATGGAATACTCCCGTCTCTCTATTCTACTTGTACAATTATTACTTGGATATCAGCTCTTTGAGTAGAGTACTCAAATTTTATGCTAGAACAGATGAGTAGATGACATGTAACTTTATAAGATGATTCATGTACTACTTTGCATGCtgttgcaatttttttttatctcatttAAAACATTCTACAGAGTGTTTTCTATTTGCAGTATATGTAGATAGTATTTGCATTCATCGACGATCGAATGCACTTCATGTTGAGagtttttcctttattttcagGGCTCAAACCTAGACAGCAATGCAAAAATGTGGCGTTTGGTTGCAGATCTCATGAATGATCTTGGTATTTGTCGATCTATATGTCTTGCATTAATCACTTTGTCATCAATATCCATGTTATTCAGGAGAAGtggttttatataaatcttttcTACAGTTAATAGCTTCGGGTTGAAACTGGTAACAGACATACTTTGATAACAGTCTTTGCTGTATGCTCTCTTTGCAATGGGGCAGTTAAAACATTTCTTACTTTGGTGTAGGCATATTGTTAATTTCAAACAGTAGATACATTGCCTGAAATACTTGGACTAAAAACGTTTCTGGTTGCAGGGATGCTGATGGACCTTCTTTCTCCATTGTTTCCTTCAGCCTTTGTATTCATTGTATGCTTAGGGAGCTTGTCAAGATCTTTCAGTAAGTCACTAACGTTTTTATCACTTTTGAAAATTTAGTTACCATGTAAGGCATCTGTACACATATAGAAAACATTGTAATGGGTCCTTATCTATGAGTGTATAACTGTATATTATGCCAGAAGTATTCAGACTATTAGTCATTTTCACCACAAGTAGTCTAACCTTTTTGTCACTATGAAAAGACCTAAAATGGCTTtgggttaactaaggaatttcATCAGATTAAATCTTTTGTTGCCCGCCTGAAAAATAAACTTAGGGTACTTCCATTGCGAGAAATTTCGTATAAGTACATTTTTCGAAATTGTTCTGACCCTTTGTGTACTTTTCCTGTAATTTACTCTGATTTTAGCTAATATGATCAAATATTGTGTAGCTGGTGTTGCCAGTGGAGCAACTAGAGCTGCTTTGACCCAGCATTTTGCACTTCAGAATAACGCGGCAGATATATCTGCAAAGGTATTAGCTTGTAAGTTCTAATGGTAGGATTTCTACCCATTTACTTACgaatgggtcaatttgggttgtgttttatCTCAAGTGGTTCAAATGGGTCAAAGTCCAAAGTTTAGCTAACAGGGGAAGAGCTTGAAAGTCTCCCAGTGTCTATTTTTATGAATCCAACCTCCGATTCTCTTTTTATTCGaaaatttatatcatataaGTATTCTA includes the following:
- the LOC122607482 gene encoding protein root UVB sensitive 3 isoform X4; protein product: MEAEKLKSETMVIEEWSGTSSNKLSLTAVISVSSSFSVKTHGNRFNLFTRRFLEAFVPEGFPSSVTPDYTPFQTWDLLQGLSTYIRMMLSTQALLSAIGVGEKSATVIGATFQWFLRDLTGMLGGVMFTFYQGSNLDSNAKMWRLVADLMNDLGMLMDLLSPLFPSAFVFIVCLGSLSRSFTGVASGATRAALTQHFALQNNAADISAKEGSQETVATMIGMALGMLLAHVTMGHSTMIWLCFLSLTMFHMYANYKAVRCLNLTTLNCERSSILLLHFMETSQGKFSPRERSQLWSMSYLYGSVLGTQRISSLCIHEYA
- the LOC122607482 gene encoding protein root UVB sensitive 3 isoform X2; the encoded protein is MEAEKLKSETMVIEEWSGTSSNKLSLTAVISVSSSFSVKTHGNRFNLFTRRFLEAFVPEGFPSSVTPDYTPFQTWDLLQGLSTYIRMMLSTQALLSAIGVGEKSATVIGATFQWFLRDLTGMLGGVMFTFYQGSNLDSNAKMWRLVADLMNDLGMLMDLLSPLFPSAFVFIVCLGSLSRSFTGVASGATRAALTQHFALQNNAADISAKEGSQETVATMIGMALGMLLAHVTMGHSTMIWLCFLSLTMFHMYANYKAVRCLNLTTLNCERSSILLLHFMETSQVLSPREVSIMEHVLPLWISSWNSKNIKSLYTRVRLGVRVSSLNSLEICKRSFLSSDFNSTA
- the LOC122607482 gene encoding protein root UVB sensitive 3 isoform X3; amino-acid sequence: MEAEKLKSETMVIEEWSGTSSNKLSLTAVISVSSSFSVKTHGNRFNLFTRRFLEAFVPEGFPSSVTPDYTPFQTWDLLQGLSTYIRMMLSTQALLSAIGVGEKSATVIGATFQWFLRDLTGMLGGVMFTFYQGSNLDSNAKMWRLVADLMNDLGMLMDLLSPLFPSAFVFIVCLGSLSRSFTGVASGATRAALTQHFALQNNAADISAKEGSQETVATMIGMALGMLLAHVTMGHSTMIWLCFLSLTMFHMYANYKAVRCLNLTTLNCERSSILLLHFMETSQVLSPREVSIMEHVLPLWISSWNSKNIKSLYTRVRLGVRVSSLNSLEMKDASVHF